A part of Melittangium boletus DSM 14713 genomic DNA contains:
- a CDS encoding DUF1844 domain-containing protein codes for MSEEKRGETFVMRGEPTTSAPEAPITFSTFLVGLASSALIHLGVAPNPETGKAERDLVLARQSLDLLGMLQDKTRGNLTAEEKQLFDNLLADLRLRFVEANKR; via the coding sequence ATGAGCGAGGAGAAGCGCGGAGAGACCTTCGTGATGCGGGGCGAGCCCACGACGAGCGCGCCCGAGGCCCCCATCACCTTCAGCACCTTCCTCGTCGGCCTGGCCTCCAGTGCCCTCATCCACCTGGGGGTGGCGCCCAACCCGGAGACGGGCAAGGCCGAGCGCGATCTGGTGCTCGCCCGCCAGAGCCTGGATCTGTTGGGGATGTTGCAGGACAAGACGCGCGGCAACCTCACGGCCGAGGAGAAGCAACTCTTCGACAACCTGCTGGCCGACCTCCGCCTGCGCTTCGTGGAGGCGAACAAGCGGTGA
- the thiE gene encoding thiamine phosphate synthase, protein MNAPVSSPLPRGLYVLCDDTLRPDVPLARKAELLLAGGARVMQLRMKRTPLREALAVAREVVAACRRAGAVCLINDRVDLALLTGAHGVHVGEEDLPPEAARRLLGPQGVVGVTVRDVAGARAARDAGADYVGLGPLFGTTTKQVNAPVLGLEGFAAVVRDSPLPVVGIGGVTLENIARVAAAGAHGGAVASDALLAADVAERVRLLAVAFDRGVQGTSLADGGV, encoded by the coding sequence ATGAACGCCCCCGTTTCGTCGCCTCTTCCCCGCGGACTGTACGTCCTGTGTGATGACACGCTCCGTCCCGACGTGCCCCTGGCGCGCAAGGCGGAGCTCCTGCTCGCGGGCGGGGCGAGGGTGATGCAACTGCGCATGAAGCGCACCCCCTTGCGCGAGGCGCTCGCCGTGGCGCGGGAGGTGGTGGCGGCCTGCCGGCGGGCGGGGGCGGTGTGCCTCATCAATGATCGGGTGGACTTGGCGCTGCTGACGGGGGCGCATGGCGTGCATGTGGGGGAGGAGGACCTTCCTCCGGAGGCGGCGAGGCGCCTGCTGGGGCCCCAAGGGGTGGTGGGGGTGACGGTGCGGGACGTGGCGGGGGCGCGCGCGGCCCGGGACGCCGGGGCGGACTACGTGGGCCTGGGGCCGCTCTTTGGCACCACGACCAAGCAGGTGAATGCCCCGGTGCTGGGGCTCGAGGGATTCGCCGCGGTGGTGCGCGACAGCCCCCTGCCCGTGGTGGGCATTGGTGGGGTGACGCTGGAGAACATCGCGCGGGTCGCGGCCGCGGGGGCGCATGGGGGCGCGGTGGCCTCGGATGCGCTGCTCGCCGCGGACGTCGCCGAACGGGTCCGGCTCCTGGCCGTTGCTTTTGACAGGGGCGTCCAAGGGACTAGCCTCGCCGATGGAGGCGTATGA
- a CDS encoding gamma-glutamyl-gamma-aminobutyrate hydrolase family protein, whose product MTHKPHGQAPRRPNIGITPDFSASRPDAPFPAYELKAAYAEAVLRAGGLPLVLPYSEDLSCVEAYLDRISGLLVTGGAFDIPPEAYGDTAREGMGPTKLSRTAFESALMRGALKRNMPVLGICGGMQLLNVVLGGTLFQDIGREIPGAHGHEQAHDRTQPQHPVEIRDGSLLAEALGRGQLMVNSTHHQSVNKTGEQVMVSAVAPDGVVEAIESTQYIFALGVQWHPELMLHTVPVSVGVYRLLVQKAREHRR is encoded by the coding sequence ATGACGCACAAACCCCATGGCCAGGCCCCCCGCCGGCCCAACATCGGCATCACCCCGGACTTCAGCGCCAGCCGGCCGGATGCTCCGTTTCCCGCCTATGAGTTGAAGGCGGCCTACGCGGAGGCGGTGCTGCGCGCGGGGGGACTGCCGCTGGTGCTGCCGTACTCGGAGGACCTGTCGTGCGTGGAGGCCTACCTGGACCGCATCTCCGGTCTGCTCGTCACCGGCGGTGCCTTCGACATTCCTCCCGAGGCCTATGGCGACACGGCGCGCGAGGGCATGGGGCCGACGAAGCTGTCGCGCACGGCGTTCGAGTCCGCGCTGATGCGGGGGGCCCTCAAGCGCAACATGCCGGTGCTGGGCATCTGTGGGGGCATGCAACTGCTCAACGTGGTGCTGGGCGGCACGCTGTTCCAGGACATCGGCCGCGAGATCCCGGGCGCGCACGGCCACGAACAGGCGCATGATCGCACCCAGCCCCAGCACCCGGTGGAGATCCGCGATGGCTCGCTGCTGGCGGAGGCGCTCGGCCGGGGTCAGCTGATGGTGAACTCCACCCACCACCAGTCGGTGAACAAGACGGGTGAACAGGTGATGGTGAGCGCGGTGGCGCCGGATGGCGTGGTGGAGGCGATCGAGTCCACCCAGTACATCTTCGCGCTGGGCGTGCAGTGGCATCCGGAGCTGATGCTGCACACCGTTCCCGTGAGTGTGGGGGTGTACCGGCTGCTGGTGCAGAAGGCGCGAGAACATCGGCGGTGA